One Scophthalmus maximus strain ysfricsl-2021 chromosome 7, ASM2237912v1, whole genome shotgun sequence genomic window, TTCTGGTCTTATGTTGTGTCTCTCACTACTTTCTCACTGCTCCATGCAAAATACTCCAGGTTGACCCTTTCACTCTCCCAAAATGAAATAAGTACTTTTCTTTGTTGGATGTTTATCTACTGAATGCCCCTCAAGATCTGCCTATTAGTTCATGATTAAGTATTAATGTATTAAATGTAGTGGAATTTCACCTATGTAAACCTGAAGAGCAGACACAGGAGTCATAGTAATGAGCTTGTTGCTGCTAAAACATAAGCAATACGGCCATAGTTTAAAACTGATCCAATCAGCgctatatacatttttttttttgcagatccGTCCGCTCCCCATTCTGACCCTGTTAGACATCTCAATACATTCAATGAacattaaagggcccatattatgcccccttttacacaagttacattggttttcaggtgtgtgcactacatgtctttgccattccatgtcaaaacatctcaaggatcaagccacacagcaccctccctttttgtataaacagccctgtgagactatggtcgattccagcgcttttctgctcacatctcgcccccctcccttcgtgtaccACAAAGCcctgcctcgctcctccccgggtctgctgcgcaactacgggcgttgcgctgccatgataacagtcgcacgtgacaaggcacatacagGACGTAGAGACCCGGCCGGCCGCaagtctagctacgccggccggccgcgagtccagctacgccggccggaacacatatcgtgatacagttttcagccatatcgcccagccctagagcacatacgatcttgaaaacgtacatttgtCTACGCCGGGGCTTCACCTCGGACAGTTGGAAAGGCTCCGTCTGTCAAAGAGAGATGGGTAGCCAGTCTGgcgttatgttggtctgtacatccaacaacagagcaaacattattatatcttttggccatgcccgcggtcgtcgttcgcttgcgaggagaaaattatggcgtagaggcgatctgtttttccgcacttcaaggggggaggtgctgctcaggttgggggcgtggttgccccagtagcaggagtcaacttacatcacttgacgcccgggctgtgaatggctcgtttacagaccgtctgcacggccaacccaaaccacgaaccaacgactcattgttttcttttcagtcttcgtgggctggcagacaccccagataaccaaatatacgtggaggcaggctgaaaaggtgcctggagcataatatgggccctttaatgttttatttttttctactggAAACTTGAAACCCTGTGAATATGACAATTTTCAACTACATTGACTGCCTTTTCTAATTTTCCACCATAGAATTGAtattctttccccttttcaacAAGGCACCATCATCAGCAAACAATCAGGGTTCCCACGGATCAGAGAATTTCTGGAATATCAGGGAATTTTCCAGACATCGCAAGTCAGGGAATATCAGAGAATTTAGTTTGTAGCATGTTTCAAGTTGCCATTTATcaaactttttgttgttgttatggttACTTTTTTTACCCAGTGCCCATTTACTAATCGTCAACAACCAAATCACTTCAGTTAAGATATGCAGTCTGCTTAGGCTGACCATATTTTCAAACCTCCAAACACTTTAAGTTTACTGCAAACCCACATATATGAACTCATGGTACAACTGGATTTTTTATcagcatgtcttttttttatagtacTGCTGTGTCTCTGAGAGCTAACAAACTAATTTAATTGCATAACTACAATGACATGAAGCCTCTTATTTTATTAGCTTGAATACATCCAAATCAAATGTGTTCAGTAAGGGCCTTAAGACCTGGTTGATTCTTTATATTGAAGATTGTGAGCTTTTGGCTTATGGCGAATTTCGATGTTTCgccatgagaaaaaaataatctgttgttACTCCACACCATATGGTTAGATCCTTTTCAAATTTCACGTTTGATAAGTCCTGGCCTGAGCATATCTACATGCCAATTAGTAGTCCTGATCATTACGCCAACCCCCGACCACaggaaataagccttttgtgaCAATCATCATTTCATATACATGAAATTTTGAATGGTGTGGTCCGGCAACAAGGCCTCGTCAGCTGCACACCCCAATGGTTGAGGTGCGGGGGCCGTCCATTGCCGCTTGCAGTTATGAGTGTGAATCAGGTAGAAACCGTGGATGAAAAGGTGATGCCAGTGAACCGAGCACATGTGCTAGCGGCAACTTCAACAGACATACTTGTCAGACGTATCCTGATGATTAAACAAAGTGAATGTGGGGCTACAGTGGCTCTCCAATGTGCAAGACAAAATCAACgcaatgcttaaaaaaaatttagttATTCGAAATTAAAGTCAAGGCGACGTTTCAGCTTTCCCGGCTTTGGAGAGTTTTCTGTCCAACGACATGACCCTCGATGATGGAGTCTGGATGAGGAACCCAGTCTCCTTCGAAACCTCTGAAATACAAAAGGACTTCACTGTTGAAGTCTAAGAGTTTAATAGAGTTACCTTGTGCCAAAATTTCAGATATACCACTGATTTCAGAAAGTAACCAAAATTGGACTTTTGGATAAAGCAGTATGGTGAATACCCTGCGCTTTCCGACAAGTCTGTGggcttcttccttccttttttttttaaccacgtGTCAGAAAGGCTTCTCTTTACTTGccatcataaaaacaaaatacagaggCAGGATGGATGTGGAGCCAAACCTAAGACTGAAGATAGTGTTAGACCTCGATTGACCCAGACATCGAAGGACTGTGTTCGAAGAGGCAGACGCACTGTTCTCATTAGGCTTATGTAAGTTGTCAATAGTCACCAACATGCTCAccaactgtttgtgtgtgtttgaatgaggTACAGTTGTTATTCTCAAAGTTCTCACTTGCTCtttgagtgcgtgtgtgtatgccgTTTAAGTTGTATGAGAGCTGTGAGGAATAGTTTAAGTTCCAGTTGTAGTGCTACCCTGGTGTTATAATATTCTTATTCTTCTTAATATCATCATTATGCGTAGCCAAATAAGGGTGGCCTATATTACTGTATCTCATAGTGGTGGTACTTGGAGAGCCAAATATGTTCTGAGGTGGTACATTGTGTAAATAGTTTGAGAACAATGTGCTAGAGGTTTCTTCTGTGCTGTTGTTAAGTGCTTGCTCATTATGATAACTGTTGGGCTTCTTGATATCGAAGGTCTCAAACCTTacaatgtaaagtgccttgagataatgtatctTGTGATGTGGCACTGTaccaataaaaaaattgaattgaatgattATCACAAGTAAGTATGCATGATTTTCAAGCTGTTCATAACAGGTgatctttgcttttatttttagcaagttttgttgacatttttaacaacgcaagaaaaaaaagaaaaatctattttataCATTACATACATGATTACAGATAACAATAAATGTATACTTTAGGTGACAGCTTTAGTGGACTCATAAGGGGCTCTTTCCAGTTTAATTTTGTCCGGTACAGAATTACAGTTAATTACAGGGCAATgttcaaagcaaaaaataacacaatgagGCCACTGACCTTATGTAACTGCAGTGTGAGTGTACATAATATAAAGAAAATCTGAACTGAAAGCATAATGTGCAATTGAATCTTGAACACTTATAACAACAAAAAGCGGGTGAGGCCTCCCCCTCGCAGCTCCCGCAGCCGCTGGCAATGTCGTAGCATGTTCAGAATCCCCTGAAATCGTTTGTCCACCCTCACCTGTGTAAATTCCCGAATGTCGTCTTCCACCACAAAATACTGACCTGCAagacaacacatttgtttttagattGAATTTTCTGATGAAATTATTTCAATATCCCCTGGGGTATTGGCTAAAACTAGCATAAACTTTCAATAGTTACTAGAGTGTTGAATAGACTTTTGTGTCCCCTGAAAAAGGTATAGCATGTATACGTTGTCAAAGTTGAtaaatgtgttgtatttattaTGTCTTGTCAAAGTGAAGTTTTTGATTTGCTtatgttttcttaagttgcaaGGAGTTttgcctgctgctgcaggtgatgaatgaatgagaaaattacttttttttttacacaagacaTTGCATTCACCTTTCCCAATATCATACACATTTATGGTAATAACTACATTGAGACCAGTTAACatgttaataacaataattcaagGAGATGCAAAATCCATCAGTCACACACTTTCAGCTTTCGGTTTACCTTTTGTGTCTTTCATCTCCTGGTCCTTGAAGCGCTGGTACAGCTTGCGTGAATGATTGTTCAGAGATCTCACTGACTGATGGAAGATCTTGTACTTGGCTGTTACAGCTGTGTTAATGCTCTGCACCGCAGCATTAAGTTGATCATATGAAACACGTCCTTTCATGTACCtaagtggcacacacacacacacacacacacacacacacacacacacacacacacacacacacacacacacacacacacacacacacacacacacacacacacacacacacacacacacacacacacacacacacacacacacacacacacacacacacacacacacacacacacacacacacgtcactctGACTGCACTTGTTGGAGCAGAAGAGAGCACTGCAGTTGGTATAGCTACATCGCTGACTCTGGTAAAGAAGGTCTGGGTTAAATTCCATGCCATTAAGCAAGGTTACCTGCCTCAATGACAGACGAGGTTTGCCCAGAATATTGAATGACCCACTACTTCAACTACTTTTACTGGCTTAGATTTTGACTGCTCCTGACCAGGCGTAACTACAAATTGTATgcaaaaaacataaagcaaTGTTACAATATGTCCGCAAATAATCTTAACATGTTGGATATCAGTGAGGGATACTTACTGAGGGATTTTCTCAAACTCTGGCATAGTGATAAACTCCATCTCCCTGGCATAGCTCTTGTTGGTCTTTTTCACATCGTCTGTTTGGGCAGGTTGAACTTCTGCTGCTTCCTTTTTAGTCATTACATGTTCATTTCCACTGAGAGGCAAAAGGAACATTTGTCAGCAGTCATTCAGAGCGTAAAGCATGCTCTGATACCTGGATAGcccagaagaaaataaaaagaagctgGGGAGGAAGGTagcttcttctttgttttaggGATAAGTACACCTATATCCGTGTGAATTATTCCTTTCACTTACTATATGCCGTATGTTTCCTGACTATGTTGTCGTTTTATCAGTTTGTATATGCTGATTATCTATTcaaaagttttttcttcttcgacTTTGCTTGGCATCTTATTTTTGATCCACCGTCTTTACTCCATAAACCTCTCTGCAAAGTCTAACTTATTACacttcattttgtatttatataatatataattgcGTGATTACTTCCCATTAGTGTGTCCCCTGTGCGTACAGTGCTATTGCATGTTTTCCTGTCGTGAGAGAAGGAAACTGTGTCTTTTGTTCTGCCTTGAGTTCAAGGGCTTTGTTCTTGTTAAAGGACTCTTAAGCTGCATTTCCAGGAACTTTCCCCAGGAAGTAGGAACCTTTGCAGGAACTCTGCACTTACATGACAGGGACCAGTGTACAAATTAAGGCCCAggaatatcttctttttttttttaagcccaaCAAGTCCCTGCTTGGGGGGTTATAATATAATTCTACATATATTCATGTACCTGTTAAACGTTATTGCGCAATGGCCAGGGGAGCACACTTCTTTGGCCGTTGGCATGCATGtgtagtgtgaccatgggaagGTCATCTTTGTGTGATGACCTTCCCATGGTCATCAATCCGTGCACCTGTTGGGCACAGGTGCACGGAGTTGCTGGCCTgatatgtctgtttttttctgccacgtTTGGCTATTTTCTACTGCTACTCAGGGACAGATGCTTTGCTCCGGGTGTGGCCTAGGGGCTCCATAGCTCCATATTTAATATCACCTACATGCATCAAATTTTGTAGGCATGTGGAGCTCCTCAAGACAAACAACTTTTGTTACGCATTGCATCAACCATACTTAATAGGAAGTGAGTTATTTtcgattttgtgtgttttgacacgTGTTATATTTTAACCAACTCGACTTTCACACAAGCAACATCAAAATTGGTGTGTCTAAAGATAgacattattataattagtaGTAATATTCTTATTTCCAAAAGTAAGTCGCTTTTTTAATGCTCAGAAACTCATGAAACTTTGCACATGCGTCTCAGATTTTAGAGTGGCAAATTGGCTCAAAAGTGACCAATACGACACTAAACAAGGAACCCCCGGGAACATTTCACCTATACATTCATGTTATCAGCCCTTGAGCTACTAAAAAGTCTAGTGGAGCCTTACCCTAGACCCAAAAAGTAAGTCCtccattttgaattaaatatgCAATTTTTCCATTAGGAAAGGTCGTACTCCTCCAAGAAAAGTAATCAGATCGAACTTGATACTTTATCAGTCTAGTCTAAATTACAAAGGTTTTCTGGTTTCGTTGAACAGTGGTTCTATCTGCTCCAAATTTCACGTTTGATAGGAGTCCCAAACAACGTGCATCTATCCTGCACCCCTACATGCAAAGTGGTGTGAGGGCCCGTTCAAATGCAGCTTTGCTTAGGGCCCCAAGCATCAACTGGTGGAGGGACCCTATACAAGGaattataatatacattttttggaacGTATTTTGGGGGTCTTCAACTTATGACTGTTTCAATTAAAATTGGcaaattgtttttatgaagaaataaaatagaaaaaacaaacatgcggCACTCACTTTGCTGGGCCTTTCTTCATAGGCATGTGTGCAGGTATGTTGTCCTTCATGTGATGGACATCCTCCACATCCTTCTTGAATAACTCTTCAAGTTCCTGAGACACAAACATATGATTTGTACTTCAACTTGGTTCTTCATTAAGTACAGTTCAGATcataagtatttggacagttacatatttttttttcttctttgggcTCTGTGTATCGGCACATTCAATGTATATTAGATTAAAGTCTCAGCTTCAATTTGAGTGAAATTACATCAATATAGAAAGAACAGTGTGGGAGTTGTAGCCCTGTAATTTGACATTTAcacatcaaatcaaacaaaatcatattatattatatcctattatatttaatattttttgtaaaatcctTTGCCGTCAATGACTGCCTGAAGTCTCCCAGAACTTCACTTCAGCCTATTCCAGTTCTTCCTTTTTGTGGGGCCTCTGTGTTTAGTTTGGTTTTTAGATCTTTGGTTGCTTTGGCGgtatttttatgattattgtcCTTCTGAACGATAATAGGTTGTCCAAATAGATTCCGATGGATTTGAAAGAATCTGAGCACAGGATgcttgcttttagcaatgaaatgtgttctataaataaaatgtattatcattattattattattattatacctctgcactctgtttccactgtcAGCAAACCAACAACTTTTGAAATCTCtgatatattcacattttttatagCTCTAATATCTTCATGTGCATAGTCACCTCTTCCCTTCTCATATTGACAGAAAAGATCACTTCATTCCAAATGGCAAATCTGTCCACGCAGGGCCACATGCATGAACATTAAAAGTCTACCTGTCCAAATGCTTATAGCCTCGACTCTGTTTTGAAATAGTGTCTCCATTACCAGAGAGCTTTAAGAAATTGATCTTAACACACGTTTACACATATTTTAGTTACAATTCTTTAACATAATTAATGTGTCAATACTAAATAAATTGATACCAACtaaaatgagttaaatatgtACATTGGCctcaaacaaaacaccacaatgTCCAAGTTGAAATGTTTGCATCAATGAAAACAGACCAAAAAGGGCATGTGGCTGGTTGAGCCTGGTGCACAACTGAATGAAATTGACTGTGTGAGAAGCAGTGCTTATTGACACGCAATTTGTGCAAGCCTCCATTTACCTTCAGAGACCTTAGTTGCTCCTTCTGTTGgccaacacatttttcaaactccTCTAAAAGTCTCTCCAGTGCAAAACACTCTTGTCcaagttttcttttcatgttttgagGCAACTCTAaatgcggagagagagaaagaaggccACAATGACATGTTTATTACACAGTAATGAAACTGAAGAAACCAAGAGTTAACCTGTGTCTTGTCTCATAGAAATCACTGTACCATACCAACAACTGACAGATCCAGCATGCGTCGTAGGGTTGATATCCTGTCACCAATGTGGTGGCTGATATTCTCTAGCTCACTCATTTTCCTGAAGAAGGGCACAGTCACAAACAATATAAACATTagtaaatatagaaataataGTGTGAGGTCACACAAAACTGTACAAttacaaacaatacaaatgttaaaaaaataaatcaagatcACTCTTTCAAAGGAAATCAACCATCCATCAATGGGCGACTGCAGTTGAGTTGGAAAGAAATTCACAGATTGGGACTCCCCGGATAAATGGATTGTATCTATAAAGTGCTTTACTAGTTTTatttgaccactcaaagtgtctacagcacaagtcacaggGCTCCAGAGTGCGACCAAAAGTCGGTGCAGTGCGACAAAAAATTGGCCTTGGTCGACATAAAGTCGGTCTAATCGAGTGCAGGCGCAAAGCGGCAGGTTTTACAAAATCATTGTGggagaaattaaattaaatgcataaaatataaaacaaagtaATCACGTAATTTGAAATAGGATATCATCAAATACCTGAACAAGTGTGCTGTGAAATAATTCCCGAATTCATAATCCACCTCATGTTCCCCTATAGGAGCTTTAATGGGGATGTGTGTGCAATAGTCAGAGCACAGATAGCAGCAGAATAATCTACAGCACAAATCATTATCGGGAATCCTTTAGAAAATATATGTTCTGTGTGTCGGCCTGCT contains:
- the ska1 gene encoding spindle and kinetochore-associated protein 1; the encoded protein is MSELENISHHIGDRISTLRRMLDLSVVELPQNMKRKLGQECFALERLLEEFEKCVGQQKEQLRSLKELEELFKKDVEDVHHMKDNIPAHMPMKKGPANGNEHVMTKKEAAEVQPAQTDDVKKTNKSYAREMEFITMPEFEKIPQYMKGRVSYDQLNAAVQSINTAVTAKYKIFHQSVRSLNNHSRKLYQRFKDQEMKDTKGQYFVVEDDIREFTQVRVDKRFQGILNMLRHCQRLRELRGGGLTRFLLL